The region AGAAATTGCCTGTGTCTTGCCCGCCCGGCTCGTTGCGTGCCAGCGCCAGAAGCTGATTGACCAGACGGATACCGTGTTCGGTGCTGGTGTGGATGTGTTCGAGCGCATGCTGTTTGCGTCCGGGGTCGTCCGTGCGCAGCGCCAGTTCGGATTGCGTCTTCAGGCCGGCGAAAGGTGTGCGCAATTGGTGTGCGGCGTCGGCGACGAAACGCTGTTGCGCCGCGATCACCTGTTTCAATCGTTCCAGCAGATCGTTGACCGCATCGATCAATGGTCGCACTTCTGCGGGGGCTTTGCTGCCATCGAGTTGTCGCAGGTCGTCGCGCCGCCGGTTCAGCACTTCGTTGCGCAAGCGATCCAACGGACGCAAACCTTGTTTCAAACCGTACCAGACAACTGCAAGCGCGATCAGGGTCAGCAATAACTGGGGGATAACGATGTTGGCCAGAATGCCGCGGATGAGCGCTTGGCGCTGTTGCGTGGTTTCGGAAACATGCAGTTGCAGGATGTTGCCATTGGAATTGAAAGTCAGGCTGACCATGCGCGTCTTTTGTCCCTCGCGTTCGCCGTTGCTGAAGAGCGGACCGGGCCTGTCGCGCCGGTATGAGAGCGGGCGCAATGTGTTGCCGTTACCGGCGAGTTTTCTGCCTTCGCTATCTGTTACGGTATACAGCACCCGGTCCGGCATGCCCAGTTCGGAGCCGTCGGGGAGGATGGGTATCACGTCCAGCTGTTCATGGCCGCTGCCCAGCTTGAGCTGTTCGGCCACCGCATTGGCGCGTTGCAGCAGGACCAGGTCGTAGGGCTGGTTGGCGTAGTTGATGGTGGCGAAATAACCGACGACGGTACTGACGATCCACAGCAGATAGAGCGAGATCAGCAGCCTCTGCATGAGGTAGCTGCGCAGGGAACGAATGTTGTTACCCATGAAACTCAGGATGG is a window of Sideroxydans sp. CL21 DNA encoding:
- a CDS encoding ATP-binding protein — translated: MGNNIRSLRSYLMQRLLISLYLLWIVSTVVGYFATINYANQPYDLVLLQRANAVAEQLKLGSGHEQLDVIPILPDGSELGMPDRVLYTVTDSEGRKLAGNGNTLRPLSYRRDRPGPLFSNGEREGQKTRMVSLTFNSNGNILQLHVSETTQQRQALIRGILANIVIPQLLLTLIALAVVWYGLKQGLRPLDRLRNEVLNRRRDDLRQLDGSKAPAEVRPLIDAVNDLLERLKQVIAAQQRFVADAAHQLRTPFAGLKTQSELALRTDDPGRKQHALEHIHTSTEHGIRLVNQLLALARNEPGGQDTGNFSSLNLNQLAQECTVNWVQMALEKNIDLGYEGASSPITVQGDANSLMEMLNNLIDNAIRYTPVGGHITVGVKAAPEGAELSVEDNGPGIEPQHRERVFERFYRILGSGQSGSGLGLSIVAEVAKRHGAELTLDTGSNGRGTRITMRFPLKHSSDIEAY